A portion of the Chelmon rostratus isolate fCheRos1 chromosome 15, fCheRos1.pri, whole genome shotgun sequence genome contains these proteins:
- the tacc3 gene encoding transforming acidic coiled-coil-containing protein 3, with translation MSSVDVNDENCGVCPIGKQNSDIFALDQPTGRPSILRQTENLPSKTVPKGTKVCFQTPRRDPLTKRIVSPTKSVKMASVDECTKAMESLNLDKTNTLPLDATEQSNEPKQEVSSYPDDDMPIQSKGGYQLDFDNLDAINPFQGSNKMILSPARPAVENHPTHQTEPQHTKPENILAESTNVESALDETLPFTQSVENSLADVSTDISSTESSVVTVLKVPAIEEPDSCAATPDEKQPAKMSLNADEDKVSGSFVEDAPLAVKGSYTLDFDNLDAINPFQTGGSKIQNSPVLGRKVPENNPPVEDTQINENKPTTVVDIPEAAPEVPIEPEVKPIAPVSPISTNAAKPSDAECTSQPSDAPNKEGPVKLEFNFDDNCEVKPKPPPKKFGKRPPGLKPKAGKPTSDVKPLKETAVKPDASDVADVPVPKGSYSFDFDEFDDPNFNPFGTKSIMNNSPKSSKKSNPVLMEAPIPEKTDKPVEKEAVSPAFTAESIPAAEPSPEANAEHKAASYQGFQLEAQQPVESLPELSELCKPEQKSQMSEFNDEFVPGTMFMANDFDGQIDYLEQFGSSSFKESALRKQSLYLKFDPLLRDSPKKSAGPAAQAHVPHPSAFLSRLDTTQMAQKETANAPQKDDSKPFDDATVPPPSILESHVPPFPQPADTEDTIVEVLKYSQKDMDAATAKVQAEAKEKEEQWSAKYNKLLDDGQEMRKIIAEFELIIAKMMADQENEREVSQAKLNEALLEKDQVSNELNAMEKSFSGLFKRLEKHKEIIQGYKKNEETLRACAQDYLARIKKEEQRYQTLKAHAEEKIGHANEEIAEVRSKNKAELSALQAQLRREQLKVQSLEKSLDQKEKEAEELTKLCDELITKVQKG, from the exons ATGAGTTCTGTCGATGTGAATGATGAGAATTGTGGGGTCTGCCCCATAGGAAAGCAGAACAGTGACATTTTTGCCTTGGATCAGCCAACCGGGAGGCCCTCCATCCTGCGTCAGACAGAGAACCTGCCCAGCAAGACTGTGCCAAAGGGGACCAAG GTTTGTTTTCAGACTCCACGAAGAGACCCTCTGACTAAAAGAATTGTATCTCCCACCAAGTCTGTCAAGATGGCAAGTGTGGATGAGTGTACTAAAGCAATGGAGTCCCTAAATCTGGATAAAACAAA tacTTTGCCACTAGATGCCACTGAGCAGTCCAATGAGCCCAAACAAG AAGTGTCATCCTATCCAGATGATGACATGCCGATACAAAGCAAGGGAGGCTATCAGTTGGATTTTGACAACCTGGACGCTATCAATCCATTTCAGGGGTCTAATAAGATGATCCTCTCTCCTGCAAGGCCTGCTGTTGAAAACCATCCTACACATCAAACTGAGCCTCAGCacacaaaaccagaaaatattttgGCGGAGTCCACCAATGTCGAATCGGCACTAGACGAGACCCTTCCCTTCACCCAGTCTGTGGAAAACTCACTGGCTGACGTCTCCACTGACATCAGCTCTACAGAGAGCAGTGTGGTCACAGTGCTGAAGGTCCCAGCGATCGAGGAACCAGATTCATGTGCTGCCACACCcgatgaaaaacaacctgctaAAATGTCTCTAAatgctgatgaagacaaagtGTCAGGCAGTTTTGTGGAGGACGCTCCACTGGCAGTAAAAGGTTCATACACCTTGGATTTTGACAACCTTGATGCAATTAATCCTTTCCAAACTGGAGGCTCAAAAATTCAAAATTCCCCTGTCCTTGGGAGAAAGGTGCCAGAAAATAATCCGCCTGTTGAGgatacacaaataaatgaaaataagccCACAACTGTTGTTGACATACCGGAGGCAGCTCCAGAGGTGCCTATTGAGCCTGAGGTGAAACCCATCGCTCCGGTGTCCCCAATCTCAACTAATGCTGCCAAACCTTCAGATGCTGAATGCACGTCCCAGCCATCTGATGCCCCCAACAAGGAGGGACCAGTCAAACTTGAGTTCAATTTCGATGACAACTGTGAGGTCAAGCCGAAACCGCCACCCAAGAAATTTGGCAAAAGGCCACCTGGTCTAAAACCTAAAGCAGGAAAGCCAACATCTGACGTCAAACCACTAAAAGAAACTGCGGTGAAGCCTGATGCAAGTGATGTTGCTGATGTTCCAGTTCCCAAAGGGTCTTACTCATTTGACTTTGATGAGTTTGACGACCCAAACTTCAATCCCTTTGGCACAAAATCAATAATGAACAACTCTCCAAAGTCGAGCAAGAAATCCAACCCGGTGCTCATGGAAGCCCCCATTCCAGAGAAAACTGACAAGCCTGTGGAGAAGGAAGCTGTATCACCAGCATT CACCGCGGAGAGTATCCCAGCTGCTGAACCCAGCCCTGAAGCG AATGCTGAACACAAGGCTGCCTCATACCAGGGATTTCAACTTGAAGCTCAACAACCCGTGGAGAGTCTCCCAGAGCTTTCTGAATTGTGTAAACCTGAGCAGAAGTCCCAGATGTCAGAATTCAATGACGAGTTTGTTCCTGGAACTATGT TCATGGCCAATGATTTTGATGGACAGATCGATTACCTTGAACAGTTTGGGTCCAGCAGT TTCAAGGAGTCTGCATTGAGGAAACAATCCTTGTACCTTAAATTTGACCCCCTCCTGAGAGACAGTCCAAAGAAGTCGGCCGGCCCAGCTGCTCAGGCCCACGTCCCTCACCCCTCTGCCTTCCTTTCACG GCTTGACACTACACAGATGGCACAAAAAGAGACTGCAAATGCACCACAAAAGGACGATTCCAAACCATTTGATGATGCTACAGTGCCA CCTCCTTCGATCCTTGAGAGCCACGTCCCTCCTTTCCCCcagccagcagacacagaggacaccATTGTTGAAGTGCTGAAGTACAGTCAGAAAGACATGGATGCAGCCACCGCCAAGGTTCAGGCAGAA gcaaaggaaaaagaggagcaATGGAGTGCAAAGTATAATAAGCTTCTTGACGATGGTCAAGAAATGAG GAAAATAATTGCAGAATTTGAGCTCATTATAGCTAAAATGATGG CTGATCaagagaatgagagggaggTGTCCCAGGCGAAGCTCAATGAGGCCCTGCTGGAGAAGGATCAAGTGTCCAATGAGCTGAACGCCATGGAGAAGTCTTTCTCCGGCCTTTTCAAGAGACTGGAGAAGCATAAGGAAATTATTCAAGGTTACAAGAAG AATGAAGAGACACTAAGGGCTTGTGCTCAGGACTATCTGGCAAGAATCAAAAAGGAGGAGCAGCGCTACCAGACCCTTAAAGCCCACGCTGAGGAGAAAATTGGCCA TGCAAATGAAGAAATTGCTGAAGTGCGGTCCAAGAACAAGGCTGAGTTGTCTGCACTTCAGGCCCAGCTGCGGCGGGAGCAGCTGAAGGTGCAGTCGCTGGAGAAGAGCCTGGATCAGAAG GAGAAGGAGGCTGAAGAGCTCACCAAGCTTTGTGATGAACTTATCACCAAAGTCCAGaaaggttga
- the LOC121618639 gene encoding fibroblast growth factor receptor-like 1, which produces MKLSLDSMGILKIVLFIFEAILLTDCARGPPRVSEKVAHRQSARLGSAIKLPCPVEGDPPPLIMWTKDGRNIHSGWIRFRILRMGLKIKEVEADDTGTYICKATNGFGSVNVNYTLIVIDDSGSDKTGPRAADGTDSDLGTDGLSEKFVRPRFTQPAKMRKRVIARPVGSSVRLKCMASGNPRPDIVWLKDDRPLTEQEVGEGRQKKWTLSLRNLTPDQSGRYTCRVSNRAGEINATYKVEVIQRTNSKPILTGTHPVNTTVDYGGTTSFQCKVRSDVKPVIQWLKRVESNEESRYNSTIEVGDHRFVVLPTGEVWSRPDGSYLNKLLITRAKEEDAGMYICLGANTMGYSFRSAFLTVLPDTKPPITPMFSPASSSLPWPVIIGIPAGIVFIFGTVLLWFCQSRKHCPPPSTPAAAAQVLQSSHRLPYRERDRGYMAPSSSSSSPEKDCMSSMNYEEYLAQQQLLLTQGGPTIPPKIYPKIYTDIHTHTHSHVDGKVHQHQHIHFQC; this is translated from the exons GACCTCCAAGGGTGTCTGAGAAGGTAGCTCACAGACAGTCGGCCCGGCTCGGGAGTGCCATTAAGCTGCCGTGTCCAGTGGAAGGAGACCCTCCGCCCCTCATAATGTGGACCAAAGACGGGCGCAACATCCACAGCGGCTGGATCCGTTTCCGTATCCTTCGCATGGGCCTGAAGATCAaggaggtggaggcagatgACACAGGGACATATATCTGCAAAGCCACCAATGGCTTTGGTAGTGTCAACGTCAACTATACCCTTATCGTCATCG ATGACTCAGGTTCTGATAAAACTGGACCCAGGGCGGCTGATGGAACAGACTCTGACCTGGGCACCGATGGCTTGTCAGAAAAATTTG TGCGTCCCCGCTTCACGCAGCCCGCTAAGATGAGAAAAAGGGTGATAGCGCGTCCCGTCGGCAGCTCAGTGCGGCTCAAATGCATGGCCAGTGGAAATCCTCGGCCGGACATCGTGTGGCTGAAGGACGACAGGCCGCTGACGGAGCAGGAGGTCGGCGAGGGCCGTCAGAAGAAGTGGACTCTAAGTCTGAGGAACCTGACTCCAGATCAGAGCGGCAGATACACCTGCAGGGTCTCCAATCGGGCGGGGGAAATAAACGCCACTTATAAAGTTGAGGTCATAC AGAGGACAAACTCCAAGCCTATTTTGACGGGCACTCACCCGGTCAACACGACGGTGGACTACGGAGGCACCACGTCGTTCCAGTGCAAAGTGAGGAGTGACGTCAAGCCGGTCATCCAGTGGCTCAAACGCGTGGAGTCGAACGAGGAAAGCCGCTACAACTCCACCATCGAGGTGGGAGACCACCGATTCGTGGTGTTGCCCACGGGGGAGGTGTGGTCACGGCCCGACGGCTCCTACCTCAACAAGCTGCTCATCACCCGTGCCAAGGAGGAGGACGCCGGCATGTACATCTGCTTAGGCGCCAACACCATGGGCTACAGCTTCCGCAGCGCCTTCCTCACTGTGCTGCCAG ACACAAAGCCTCCCATCACGCCCATGTTCTCACCAGCCTCCAGCTCCCTCCCCTGGCCTGTCATCATTGGCATCCCTGCTGGAATAGTGTTCATCTTTGGCACCGTGCTGCTGTGGTTCTGccagagcagaaaacactgcCCCCCTCCCAGCACTCCAGCTGCAGCCGCGCAGGTACTGCAGAGCTCCCACCGGCTGCCATATCGAGAGCGGGACAGGGGCTACATGGCTccgtcctccagctcctccagcccAGAGAAAGACTGCATGAGCTCCATGAACTATGAGGAGTACctggcacagcagcagctcctcctcacgCAGGGAGGACCAACAATCCCCCCTAAAATCTACCCCAAAATCTAcactgacattcacacacacactcactcccaCGTGGACGGGAAAGtacatcagcatcagcacattcattttcagtgttag